In Schizosaccharomyces osmophilus chromosome 1, complete sequence, the genomic window ACAGAAATGAAGTACCCGATTCAGCTACCTGATGTGGTTCATGAACCTCCAgctgtttcttttgaagagtGAGTTAATGAGTTTATATGTCTATTTGCTAATTATTAACCTAGACCGTTAAACAAAATCGGAATGCCGTACTATGATTCTGAGCTTCTATCTTCGTGGTCGAAATACTTAGTTTTTGATGCCGGAAAGCCGAACTTTGATTCGAATATGTTTTTAGCCAGGCAAATAGCCAACTCAGCTATGCCTTTACATCAGGAACTGAAATCGTTTCATCGAAATCAAACAATTAATTTTCCCTGGTTAAACCGAAAAACAGCCTCCCAAGAAACTACTCCTAAGTTTCATAGCGAAAAACAGAAAGACATTATGTCTGGAAAGGATTCAGaggaatctttttcatattttgaagaaatggaagatACAGTATCAGGCCCGGACACAATACCCAAATTTTACCAAAAGCCTGTGATAAAATATAGCAGGTTTGGAATTGAAGATTTCAATTTTGGCTTCTATAATAAAACCAGCTTTGCTGGTTTGGAAACGGATATTACTAATTCGTACTGTAATCCTATATTGCAACTACTTGCGTACATACCctctttttgtaaatcaGCCATCAGCCATTCTTTGGGTCCTTGTGGCCTCGAGAGCTGTTTGGTATGCGAGTTAGGATTCCTGTTTGCCATGCTAAAGGAAAGTACTGGTAAAAATTGCCAAGCCACAAATTTTCTGCGTTGTTTTTCTGCTTCGTCATTTGCTCAATCGTTGGGAATTGTAATTGATGAACAGTCGAATGCTGGTgcttttgattcttctctAATCCAAAAATTTACGAAATTTATCCTGACCGAAATAATCCGTGTAACAGAATACGAAGATAAAAATGGAGGTTCATCGTTTCCTTTAGATTATCTCAGCAAGTCATTTTGTATACGTGAAGTCCAGACTCATCGTTGTGGCATATGTGGGATAACAAGTCGAAAATGTCATTCATCTATGTGCATGGTTGATTTAGAATATCCCTCACAGCATTTAGAGTCAATCATTTCTTTCGAATGGCTTCTAAAACTTAGTTTAGATCATCGAGTAGATCTTCCTCCAAGTTGGTGTGAGTATTGTTTGGCCCATCAGCCTGGTTTGCTTCGGTCGAATGTACGATCTATTCCTGAcatcttttttataaacacTCAAATAAAGCATCATGACCATTTGAAGCTGTGGACAAGAGAAGGATGGTTGCCTAAGTTGCTATATCTTAGAAGAGTAAACGATACAGTCCAATGTTTATCATCGAGACAAGTTTCATTACTAGGTGATGATAAGCCTTCGGTATCTGTTTATGGTTTACGAGGTGTGACTTACGAAATCCGTGGAGTTGACTTTGCTTCACATTTTGTTGCTGCAATTCAAGGTAAGTGACATTTTACTTCATATTCTAACAAATCTAGTTTCTGATCATCTAACAACCACAAATACAGCAAACAGTCAGTGGTATATATTTAATGATTTCTTAGTGAAGCAGATCTCTGAAGAGGAAGCCATAAATGTTCACGGTCCTTGGAAAATCCCAGCGGTGCTTTGCTATGAAAAATTAGACATGAGAATTCCTCAATGGGACGATGTTTCTGATTTCACCCTTTTGTATGAGCCTTATTTCTTGAATCCTGTGGCGCCATCAATGAACAAAGCTGTACCACTTTCGACCGAAGATATGCTGTATCCAGGTATGTTGATTGGCATAGATTCTGAATTTGTAGCTTTACAGCGCGAGGAAACGGAAGTGAGAAGCGATAGTACGAAATCAACAATCAAGCCGTGTAAGTTATCGCTTGCCAGAATCTCTGTACTTCGAGGAGAAGGTCCTCAAAAGGGAGTTCCCTTTATAGACGACTATGTTGCGACAGATGATGATGTGATGGATTACCTTACTAAATTTTCTGGTATTCATCCGGGTGATTTGGATCCGACCCTCTCAAAGTATAATGTGGTTCCTTTGAAGGTTGCTTATAAAAAGTTACGGTTGCTCGTAAATGCGGGATGTAAATTTGTAGGACATGGGCTACAAAAGGATTTCCGAATTATTAATTTGTTGGTGCCCCCAGAACAGGTTATTGATACAGTGGATTTATTCTTCTTAAGCTCTCGACAACGCAAATTATCTTTGAAATATTTATCTTGGTATCTACTGGAAGAAGATATTCAGCTCACTGAGCATGACTCCGTTGAGGATGCATTGACGGCATTGAAACTTTATGACTGTTTTGTAAAACTAAAGGCCGAAGGGAAGCTGGAAGAAACATTAGAAGAAATATATGAGGTTGGAAAGCGATACAAATTTCGTCCTCCCTCGTTGTCATCATTATCCCTTCAGGATCGGAGCTTTTATGGTGAAGACTCCTTTATAATGGGTTAAAGAGGATGTCTAATGGAATTTATGATGAGCATAATATCGAAAACTGTAAATGTAATAAAGATATGGATACTTTTCGCAAAGAACAAGCATACTTAACTGGTTTGGtcgaattttattttgtattAGTAGGTAATTacgatttgtttttaaaaatattttgaaatatcCTCAGTCATCCATTACGAAATATAAGATTCCATGCTTCAATTTACATTCTAATCAAACGTTTTCACGATAATAGTGAGTCCTTTTTAGAAACCCATTTAAatcttttgtaattgaTATTCTcgtatattctttttacaaataatTGTGTTTAGGTTAGAATTTACCTGTAATTCTTGGTGGTGAATTTTTTCATGGTGCTTTTCCTATACCTACCTTTCTAATCCATACCACAGTAAACTTCAACCAAACAACCAATTGccctttcctttttaatttttctgtATTATTCCTTTAGAAGAtgccaagaaaaaaatcagcAACTAAAAAAGCACGCGAGACTGTTACAAAGGAGCAGGCAGAGAAGCAATTGCCCAAAAACAACGGCAAAAGTCAATTGATTGATGATAATATctcagaagaagaagacaatTTAGgttcttttaaaattaatGAGAACTTCGCCAAAAGATTTGAACATAACAAAAAGcgagaagaaaagcagaaaTGTATGATTAAACTACTAAAGGTTAAGTACTAACGTCTATAACAgtggaagaaaaatatgGTAAAGATttagcaaaacaaaatgtttCCGAAGATGAGGACGAGAGTTCCGAAGAAAGTGAAGATTCCGAAGGAGAATTGGTGACACCTGAGGTAGATGCTGCAATTCTGAAGATTCTCACAAAAATTCGAAATAAGGACCCTGATATTTATAATAATGGTCAACAGTTTTTCGATGACACGGAAAAGTCAATTAAGTCAACagtaaaggaaaataaaggTCGACCAGTTACTTTAAAGGATTATCATCGTAACCAACTCATCTCTGGCAACGTAATGGAAGCTATGGAAGAAGACGAGAAACCTCGTTCTGAGGTACCAACACATGTAGAAGAGCAAGAACAGCTTCGTAAAGAAACCATTCAAGCTTTCCATACTTCACGAGACGAGGATGAAAATTCACATGAAAACGATGGtgaggaggaggaggaggagggAGAAGACTTTCTTAAGAGAAAGGAGAAATCAAAGGATGACGTGGAAGCAGACGAGAAAGCTTATGAGAGATTTTTGTTAGAACACGCCGAAACTAAAGATGCCAGTAAAGTGTTGAAAGATTTATCGACTTACTATGTTAAAAACCGACCCGAAGTTTTACAGGGTATAGAGAACGAAGAGAATGGAATCGCAGAACaagatgaaaattttttggCGAATTACATGTTAAACCGTGGTTGGCGTACATCGGATAACCGTATTCCCTCCTACGACGAAATTGTCGAAGAGGTTGATGCTGATAATCAATTCGATGAGACAGCGGATAACTTTGAGACGAAGTATAATTTCCGTTACGAAGAAACAGGTGGATCTGAAATTGCTGCACATCCTCGTGATGTTCCTGATAGTATGCGTCGTAAAGACGATACTCGAAGACTTGCTCGTGAGCGAAAGAGAGAACGCcatgaagaagagaaacGAAAGCGagttgaagaaatgaacAGATTAAAGAATCTCAAACAGAAGGatcttgaagaaaaattgaatcaAGTTGCTGAAATTGCAGGAACAAATGATATCGATATTTCTGAATTGGATCTGGAAGGCGATTTCAATCCTGAAGAATGGGAAGCTAAAATGGCACAGATTTTCAATGATAAATATTATAAGGATGATTCTGACAAGAAACCTGAATTTGTAGATGATATTGAGGTTGATGATCTTGCACAGCCGAAAGAAGGCAGTGGGTCTCAAGTAAATGATAATGTTGTCGACTTGCCCGATGATGCAGAAACGGCTGACGGAAATGAATCTCAGAAAAAGGCAAAGCGCCAATCGAGAAAGGAAGccaaaaataagaaaaggaaaattgaagaatacGTTGATGAAAAGTACGGTGTTCCTGAACCTGTTGCTTCCAGTGGTTCTCAGTTTAGATATCGTCAAGTTGCCCCAGAAACCTTCGGTATGGATGTGCTTGATATTTTGAACGCAACGGATACAGATTTGAACAAGTATGTAGGTTTGAAGAAGCTGTTGCCTTATCGAACGCCCGAACAGGTTGAGAAAGACAGAAAGAAGTTTggcaagaagaagaggcTGCGtgaatggaaaaaggaagtttttggtaaaaagGATTAGGTATAGATCAAGGTTGGTTATAGATGCTGgtaaataatgaaagttattttaaaaacagAGGCTTCCATTTGTAATATACCAGTGGTTCGGATATTGTAACTCATTTATTAGAGCACGAAGTATTGCAAATTGACTATTTCAATTACAAAGTAGCGATAAAATAATGtctattcaaaaacaatgtATACATTAACGTGAAttgtttaaaaagaagCGTTCTCAAATTTTATTAACTATAAATATTTCAACTATAATAAAACTTAATAAAACTAACTACCTAAAAGCATGGAACCAAGCATGGGGACTTAAATGAGTTATCATAATAATGGaacaaaataatttattacAAATGGATCCATACTCCTATAAGTATAtatctatatatatatatatatatataacaTGTTGTTAGCATTTATTTTAACTAATAAACATAGCATCATTATGTAACCAATTTCTTaagcaaaaaatcaacCAAAAGTTATTTTACAAGAACTCAAAAATTTATCACGGCAAACCCAACCTAATTATGAGATTCGCTAGCACCCATAACACATGCCAACAAAGCCATACGAATATACAAACCGTAACGCATTTGACGGAAGTAAGCAGCACGCTTCTGATCAAAGTCAACTTCTTCACTGATTTCACGGTTTCTAGGCAAAGGATGCATCACGATGGTGTGTGGTTTAGCAGCAGTTAGAAGGTTGTTGTCAACAATGAAAGAGTCCTTTAATTCTTCATACTCTTCGATGCTTGAGAAACGTTCCTTTTGAACACGTGTACAATAAAGAACATCGGATTGAGCAACAACGTCCTTAGAAAGCTCACGATGTTCAATAAAGTTTAAGCCACTAGCGCGGAGATCCTCTTTAACATCGTCAGGCAGCTGAAGCTGTTCAGGCGAAACGAGGTGAAGCTCTACTTGCCAGAAAGCAAGAAGACGAGCTAATGAGTGAACTGTACGTCCGTATTTCAAATCACCGACAAAGGTGATAGTTAATCCATTGACACTGCCAAGTTCTTCTCGAATTGTGtataaatccaaaaatgcCTGAGTAGGATGCTCCTTAGAGCCATTACCACCGTTAATAATTGGGACAGGAGAAAATGTAGCAGCGATACGAGCACTTTCAACAGAAGGGTGACGTAAAACAATAGCATCTCCGTAGCAACCAAGAGTACGAATAGTATCGGCAAGACTTTCACCCTTGTTCACACTAGACGCGCTTGCAGTAACAGCAACAACCTTACCACCTAAACGCTGCATAGCAGCATCAAACGATGAAGAAGTGCGAGTAGaggattcaaaaaacattGTACACAAAATTTTTCCGTAGCAAAGGTCGATGACACCTTGTCTTTCGACGATAATACGCATTTGATGGGCAATCGCGAACAAAAGATGCAAGTCCGACCGAGTAACTTGGTGCACAGAGATGATATGTTTACGGTAGAAAGGCGAGCTGTTAATCATATTAACCAGTTCACGAGAAGGGCTGAAGCTTGGGgtaaaattaaaagttaATTCAGGACGAGCTCTGTTCTCCGGAGCTTGACCAAACGCTTCAGCAAGTGAAGGAGCAGCATGAGGAAGGCCAGGACTCATTAAAGCGCTAGCTTTCCTAGTAGAAACCGGCTTCTCAGAAGTGTTGGAAGATGAATAATCACGGCCATTAGTAGACTTGAAGTTTAGTTCACCATCAAAGTAGACATCATGTCCACCAAACTTGACAGATTGAACACTACCAAAAAGCTTCTTACCGGTTAAAGGAGACCATTCAGCAGATTCACTAGAGATAGCACGATCCGTTTCGATTTGCACTCCAGAATCATCTTGCTCGTGAAGACGGAAGATTTCCTTAGGATTGGTATATAATCGATCAACCACATCGTTCAAGCTCAGACGACCGTCATGAACAGCTGAGAGTAAGAGAGGTAAAGCCTCACGAATACCATAGCCAGTAGAAACCTTATGACCGGTAAATTCGGCTAAACGAACAGGAACACTTccaattgaaaaacaatcaataTACTCAAGTTTGTTCCATAATTCCTTCTGATCTTCCGGAGTAGGCAAAAATCTAGCCCCAGGGTAATCACTTTGAGTAAGGAACAAGCTGTAGATGGATACATCAAATGTAACTGGAAGACTCTTTTGCTTAGCCAAAACAATAAGGTTAATATCGTCCTTTGAAGTGACACTAGCAACATGGATTCTACGGTTGTGTAGACTAGCAAGCAACAAAACAGAAGCTAAAGTAGTAGACTTAGCATCGGTGACAACTGAATGGGTCTGGGGCCACAGACTGAAATGAGAAGCAATCTCAGTAACATGATCTATAGTAGAGGATTTGTTTTCGAAATGAAGATAAAGACAACCCGATTCCGCTTTTAAGTCAGTAATCGTTTCCtcatttacaaaagagGCGACCACTGAAAAGTTGTAGTCACAATGCGCGTTATCTATAGCCGCCTTTCTGGCGTTGGCCAAAGAATCTTTGTCTGCAAGAACTCCCTTTTTGCTAAAAGGCAAGAAGCGAGTCATGGTGAAGCCAGCTGCTATACATTCTTCCGTGTAATCGCTAATTGCTTCAGCGCTGAATTCGGGAAGATATGCGCCAATATTGATAAGACCAGGAAGATTCTCAGTTTGGAAGCTACTTTGGTAGTCAACAGAGCTAAGACTGAAATCGGGCTTTCTGCAAATTGCCTCAACCATTAGCTTGGCACATTTGACATTAGTGACCAATGGAACAGAGTAGTCAATAGCAAGTCGACGACTCTTGTAGCCACTGCTAATGTAATTAGCAGGACGGCGATAACGATTGTTCGATGGTAGGTTAATATACATATCGATCATGTTATTTGCAAGATGTGCTGATAGTGAAAAGTCATTATTAGCTTCTTCAGCAGGAATGTCAGCGAGGTATTTGCAAGGAACACCACTTTCCATAAGGTAATCGGAGGTACCAGCAGTCGCAAAAATGTTATAACCGGTATCGTAAAGTCTCCTAACGTATGGTAGGAATTCGGCCTTCTCCTTGTATGAACCTATAGAAATAAGAATATTTTGCTTGGGTAATCTAAATCCAGTAGAAATCATGGCTTTGAGGTAAGCTTCAAACTTGTTGTGGCCGAAGCAAGCAACTTCACCAGTTGATGCCATTTCAACGCCGAGAACGGGATCAGCACCGGATAGTCTGCTAAAACTAAATTGAGGAACCTTTACAGCAACATAGTCACGAGGAAGATTAATTTCAGGATAAGGCTTAACAGAGAAACCCATAATAACATCAGTTGCCATAGAGATCAAATCAGCACCCATGACCTTAGAAACAAACGGGAATGATCTGGAGGCACGAACGTTACATTCTATAACCTTAATTTCATTGTCCTTAGCGATAAATTGGATGTTATAGGGACCGGTAATGTTTAATGCTTCTCCAATCTTCGCGGTAGCGTCAACAATTCTAGAAATAGTAGCAGGGTCTAAATCTTGAGGTGGGAGAACAAGAGTAGCGTCACCAGAATGAACACCAGCATTTTCAACATGCTCAGAAATGACGTGCATAACCATTCTACCATCACGAGCGACAGCATCCAACTCAATCTCTTTGGCGTTTTCAATGTATTTAGAGATAACAACCGGATGATCCTTGTTGATAGCAACAGCCTGCTTTAAGTAATTTTGAAGATCCGTCTTTGAATAAACAGTATTCATAGCAGCACCAGACAAAACATATGAGGGACGAACAAGCACTGGGTAGGAAACTCTTTCGCAAAATTCTTCAGCCTCTTCAAAGCTAGTCAACTCCTTCCACTTGGGCTGATCAACTCCAATGTCGTCAAGCATACGGGAGAATTTAAAACGATTTTCAGCACCGTCAATCATTTCAGGAGAAGTACCGAGAATCTTCACATTCTCTCTATAGAGAGGAAGTGCTATGTTATTGGAAGTTTGTCCACCCATAGAGATAATAACACCAGAAGAAGATTCTTGCTGGTAAATATCGAGTACAGTTTCCAGACtgatattttcaaaataaaggCGATCAGCTTCATCAAAATCAGTAGATACCGTCTCAGGATTATAGTTAACCATTATTGTCTTTATGCCTCGATCACGAAGAGTACGGACGGTGCGAACAGCACACCAATCGAATTCGACAGAGGATCCAATACGGTAGACACCTGAGCCCAATACCATTACACCCTTATCTTCAAAATGAATGTCATGCTCAGAAGCATTGTAAGTCGTGTAAAGATAGTTTGTGAAGGCAGGAAATTCGGCAGCTACAGTATCTATTTGTTTAACAAAGGTTCTGATACCAGCTTCCGTGCGGATACGGCGAACAGCGAGCTCATTAGAATTCATAAATGAGGCAATTTGAACATCCGCAAATCCTAATTGCTTCGCAGTTCGCAAAAGTTGCACTGGAAGAATGGAAATATCATATTTGGAGATTTCTTTAGCCATGCGAATCAAACCCATGAGCTTCTCCAAGAACCACCTATCAATATTGGTTAGTTTCCAAATGCGCTCAACTGTGTAACCGGAGTTCATGGCATTTGCAATGGCAAAAAGCCGTTGGTCGGATGGAGTCTGTAATTCTTGATCGATAGACATTAACGCATCCTTAACGTTAAATCCACCGTTGCTATGATCAATCGCACGAATGGCCTTTTGAATTGCTTCTTCGAAGGTACGACCAATGCTCATGACTTCACCAACGGACTTCATTGAAGAGCTTAATTGCGTGCTAACGCGAGTAAACTTCTTTAGATCCCAGCGGGGAATTTTAACAACGACATAATCAAGACTAGGCTCAAAGCATGCACATGTGACTTTAGTTACagaattctttatttcgTTCAGTGGGATGTTCAAACCGAGTTTAGCTGCAGTGAAGGCTAAAGGATAACCGGTGGCCTTCGACGCGAGAGCAGAAGAGCGAGAAAGACGAGCATTCACCTCAATAATACAATACTCTTTAGTAAAGGGGTTGAGGGCATATTGAATATTACACTCACCGACAACACCAAGATGGCGAATAACATTCACAGCCGTCGTACGGAGCATATTATAATCCTCATCAGTTAAGGTTTGAGATGGTGCAACAACAATAGAATCACCTGTATGAATACCAAGAGGATCGAAATTCTCCATATTACATACCGTAATACAGTTACCAAAAGCATCACGTACAACTTcatattcaatttctttccaTCCCTTCATACTGCGCTCAATTAGGACTTGAGGACTGGTTGCAAAAGCACGATTACATAAATCGGTTaactcttcttcattgtcAGCAAAACCAGATCCTAATCCACCAAGAGCATAAGCAGCACGAACAATTACAGGGAAAGAAATATCTTTCGAAACCTTGAGAGCTTCTTCAAGAGAAGATGCACTAGCTGACTTGGCACACTTTTCGTCAATTTCATCCATAGCACGAGCAAACTTTTCGCGATCTTCCGTAGTAATAATAGTGTCAACAGAAGTACCAAGCACCTTTACGCCGAGAGATTCAAACTCATCCTTCAATTCGATACCTACATTCAATGCAGTTTGGCCACCAAAAGTGACATAAATGCCATCAGGGCGCTCTTGTTTGATAACTTTTCTGACAAAATCGGCGTTAAcaggaagaaaataaactttGTCAGCTAGACCCTTAGAAGTCTGAATAGTAGCAATATTAGGATTAATTAATATGGTGTAGATTCCTTCCTCACGAAGGGCCTTTATAGCCTGACTGCCAGAGTAATCAAACTCACCAGCTTGTCCAATACTTAAGCCACCACTGCCAAGTACCAAGACACGCTTGGCATCAATGCGAGGGTGCTTAGctttattttcatctaaAGTGCCACCAGGAAGCTTGAACATTTGAAGTTTGCCAGAGTCAGCAGAGCGCTTGACAGTATCAATGAAAacatcaaacaaaaactctGTGTCACGGGGGCCAGGTGTGGATTCAGGATGGAATTGGacggaaaagaaaggatatTCAGTGTTATAGATACCCTCGTTGGAACCGTCGTTAGCATTGACATAAAGTTCCTTCCAGCCCGAAGGAAGACTATCACCGTTAACGGCATAACCGTGATTTTGGGAAGTAATGTAGCATCTTCCAGAAACTAAACAAGTGCAAGGAATGTTATGGCCACGGTTACCAAACTTCATCTTTATGGTGGAAGCACCAGCAGCACGAGCGAGGATTTGATGACCG contains:
- the pan2 gene encoding PAN complex (poly(A)-specific ribonuclease) ubiquitin C-terminal hydrolase subunit Pan2, with the protein product MDAWKEVARTNENNGVTACSLNTISFDPYSELIWSGHKNGQLKSSFGSGLNPYTQFVAHEGPVHQVLPHERGIFSLSSNSLRLSNRTGTIRWRLSDSDGSDYRAMLYQSRTHPEIVMGGYNQKLTVVNAERGTITHQRTLPNDIFIMRRNRLLCCGSTNGEILLCDPNSFNPVNRISAHTGTISDIDTSGNLLLSCGYSSRHDSYMIDPFVKVWDLRNLSTLVPIPFPSGPSMIRMHPKLSTTAVVCSSSGQINIVDTGNPLDAKLMHVPLNSYLTHMDVSVTGDAIAFSDVEDTVHLWSAMDTPSFTEMKYPIQLPDVVHEPPAVSFEEPLNKIGMPYYDSELLSSWSKYLVFDAGKPNFDSNMFLARQIANSAMPLHQELKSFHRNQTINFPWLNRKTASQETTPKFHSEKQKDIMSGKDSEESFSYFEEMEDTVSGPDTIPKFYQKPVIKYSRFGIEDFNFGFYNKTSFAGLETDITNSYCNPILQLLAYIPSFCKSAISHSLGPCGLESCLVCELGFLFAMLKESTGKNCQATNFLRCFSASSFAQSLGIVIDEQSNAGAFDSSLIQKFTKFILTEIIRVTEYEDKNGGSSFPLDYLSKSFCIREVQTHRCGICGITSRKCHSSMCMVDLEYPSQHLESIISFEWLLKLSLDHRVDLPPSWCEYCLAHQPGLLRSNVRSIPDIFFINTQIKHHDHLKLWTREGWLPKLLYLRRVNDTVQCLSSRQVSLLGDDKPSVSVYGLRGVTYEIRGVDFASHFVAAIQVSDHLTTTNTANSQWYIFNDFLVKQISEEEAINVHGPWKIPAVLCYEKLDMRIPQWDDVSDFTLLYEPYFLNPVAPSMNKAVPLSTEDMLYPGMLIGIDSEFVALQREETEVRSDSTKSTIKPCKLSLARISVLRGEGPQKGVPFIDDYVATDDDVMDYLTKFSGIHPGDLDPTLSKYNVVPLKVAYKKLRLLVNAGCKFVGHGLQKDFRIINLLVPPEQVIDTVDLFFLSSRQRKLSLKYLSWYLLEEDIQLTEHDSVEDALTALKLYDCFVKLKAEGKLEETLEEIYEVGKRYKFRPPSLSSLSLQDRSFYGEDSFIMG
- the kri1 gene encoding ribosome biogenesis protein Kri1 — encoded protein: MPRKKSATKKARETVTKEQAEKQLPKNNGKSQLIDDNISEEEDNLGSFKINENFAKRFEHNKKREEKQKLEEKYGKDLAKQNVSEDEDESSEESEDSEGELVTPEVDAAILKILTKIRNKDPDIYNNGQQFFDDTEKSIKSTVKENKGRPVTLKDYHRNQLISGNVMEAMEEDEKPRSEVPTHVEEQEQLRKETIQAFHTSRDEDENSHENDGEEEEEEGEDFLKRKEKSKDDVEADEKAYERFLLEHAETKDASKVLKDLSTYYVKNRPEVLQGIENEENGIAEQDENFLANYMLNRGWRTSDNRIPSYDEIVEEVDADNQFDETADNFETKYNFRYEETGGSEIAAHPRDVPDSMRRKDDTRRLARERKRERHEEEKRKRVEEMNRLKNLKQKDLEEKLNQVAEIAGTNDIDISELDLEGDFNPEEWEAKMAQIFNDKYYKDDSDKKPEFVDDIEVDDLAQPKEGSGSQVNDNVVDLPDDAETADGNESQKKAKRQSRKEAKNKKRKIEEYVDEKYGVPEPVASSGSQFRYRQVAPETFGMDVLDILNATDTDLNKYVGLKKLLPYRTPEQVEKDRKKFGKKKRLREWKKEVFGKKD
- the ura1 gene encoding carbamoyl-phosphate synthase (glutamine hydrolyzing), aspartate carbamoyltransferase Ura1, which encodes MSGLLPSLPSSFPLVQSEALGMPRVHAPKAVEGNATEPATGHSPVLYSVDGESKQYKLMALELEDQSVLQGYSFGADKSVSGELVFQTGMVGYPESLTDPSYRGQMLVFTFPNIGNYGVPDRSIEDAIKGIPKYFESNEIHVSAIIISSYSQNYSHFLAHSSLGDWLKEQGIPGIFGIDTRALTKKIRKQGSMLGRLLLQKGDKHLEPSEISDLGRNWKDQFEDISWKNPNAENLTAEVSIKKPKLYEPHSSKALKKADGKTMRIIAVDVGMKYNQIRCFVTRGVELLVVPWDYDYSKEDYDGLFISNGPGDPSLMDLTVERVRRVIESKSIPVFGICFGHQILARAAGASTIKMKFGNRGHNIPCTCLVSGRCYITSQNHGYAVNGDSLPSGWKELYVNANDGSNEGIYNTEYPFFSVQFHPESTPGPRDTEFLFDVFIDTVKRSADSGKLQMFKLPGGTLDENKAKHPRIDAKRVLVLGSGGLSIGQAGEFDYSGSQAIKALREEGIYTILINPNIATIQTSKGLADKVYFLPVNADFVRKVIKQERPDGIYVTFGGQTALNVGIELKDEFESLGVKVLGTSVDTIITTEDREKFARAMDEIDEKCAKSASASSLEEALKVSKDISFPVIVRAAYALGGLGSGFADNEEELTDLCNRAFATSPQVLIERSMKGWKEIEYEVVRDAFGNCITVCNMENFDPLGIHTGDSIVVAPSQTLTDEDYNMLRTTAVNVIRHLGVVGECNIQYALNPFTKEYCIIEVNARLSRSSALASKATGYPLAFTAAKLGLNIPLNEIKNSVTKVTCACFEPSLDYVVVKIPRWDLKKFTRVSTQLSSSMKSVGEVMSIGRTFEEAIQKAIRAIDHSNGGFNVKDALMSIDQELQTPSDQRLFAIANAMNSGYTVERIWKLTNIDRWFLEKLMGLIRMAKEISKYDISILPVQLLRTAKQLGFADVQIASFMNSNELAVRRIRTEAGIRTFVKQIDTVAAEFPAFTNYLYTTYNASEHDIHFEDKGVMVLGSGVYRIGSSVEFDWCAVRTVRTLRDRGIKTIMVNYNPETVSTDFDEADRLYFENISLETVLDIYQQESSSGVIISMGGQTSNNIALPLYRENVKILGTSPEMIDGAENRFKFSRMLDDIGVDQPKWKELTSFEEAEEFCERVSYPVLVRPSYVLSGAAMNTVYSKTDLQNYLKQAVAINKDHPVVISKYIENAKEIELDAVARDGRMVMHVISEHVENAGVHSGDATLVLPPQDLDPATISRIVDATAKIGEALNITGPYNIQFIAKDNEIKVIECNVRASRSFPFVSKVMGADLISMATDVIMGFSVKPYPEINLPRDYVAVKVPQFSFSRLSGADPVLGVEMASTGEVACFGHNKFEAYLKAMISTGFRLPKQNILISIGSYKEKAEFLPYVRRLYDTGYNIFATAGTSDYLMESGVPCKYLADIPAEEANNDFSLSAHLANNMIDMYINLPSNNRYRRPANYISSGYKSRRLAIDYSVPLVTNVKCAKLMVEAICRKPDFSLSSVDYQSSFQTENLPGLINIGAYLPEFSAEAISDYTEECIAAGFTMTRFLPFSKKGVLADKDSLANARKAAIDNAHCDYNFSVVASFVNEETITDLKAESGCLYLHFENKSSTIDHVTEIASHFSLWPQTHSVVTDAKSTTLASVLLLASLHNRRIHVASVTSKDDINLIVLAKQKSLPVTFDVSIYSLFLTQSDYPGARFLPTPEDQKELWNKLEYIDCFSIGSVPVRLAEFTGHKVSTGYGIREALPLLLSAVHDGRLSLNDVVDRLYTNPKEIFRLHEQDDSGVQIETDRAISSESAEWSPLTGKKLFGSVQSVKFGGHDVYFDGELNFKSTNGRDYSSSNTSEKPVSTRKASALMSPGLPHAAPSLAEAFGQAPENRARPELTFNFTPSFSPSRELVNMINSSPFYRKHIISVHQVTRSDLHLLFAIAHQMRIIVERQGVIDLCYGKILCTMFFESSTRTSSSFDAAMQRLGGKVVAVTASASSVNKGESLADTIRTLGCYGDAIVLRHPSVESARIAATFSPVPIINGGNGSKEHPTQAFLDLYTIREELGSVNGLTITFVGDLKYGRTVHSLARLLAFWQVELHLVSPEQLQLPDDVKEDLRASGLNFIEHRELSKDVVAQSDVLYCTRVQKERFSSIEEYEELKDSFIVDNNLLTAAKPHTIVMHPLPRNREISEEVDFDQKRAAYFRQMRYGLYIRMALLACVMGASESHN